The stretch of DNA GATGCGGATATCGAACATTCACCGCTGCACGTGGCGACATTGGTGGATAAGGCGCAGCGCGAGCAACTCGATCTTGTTTCCGAGATGGTCGAACTGAATTGCGAGAGTGCGGCGGAGCGGTTGCTCGTTCCGGCCTTCGTCTATTTTTTCGCCATGCTCTATCCGTTCGCCAAAATCAACGATCCGGATTCTCCGGTGGCGGGCGCGGCAGGCGGCACGATCTTGCTGCGGCACACAGCGCTGGAGCGGATCGGTGGCGTGGAGGCTTTGCGTGGTGCTTTGATCGACGATTGCACGTTGGCGGCGCATGTGAAGCGCGCGGGCGGTCGGCTTTATCTAGGGCATAGCACCTTGGCGTGGTCGGTGCGGCCCTATCGCGGGGCGGGCGATGTGTGGCGCATGATCGCACGCACGGCGTATGTGCAGCTGCGTTATTCGCCTTGGCTGTTGGTGGCGACGATCGTTGCAATGGCGCTGGTGTGGTTGGGGCCGGTGGCGTTCACGCTGTTCGGGCGTGGGCGCGTTCGGGCCTTCGGTGGGGTAGCTTCGGCGCTATGCGTTGCCTCGTTCCTGCCGACCCTGAGGCGCTTTCGTTTGTCGTTCTGGCGTGTGGTGCCGTTGCCTTTGGTGGCGGCATTTTATATGGCGGCGACAATCGGCTCGGCGATTGACCATCATCGCGGGCGCGGCGTGCAATGGAAAAATCGCGCTTATACCGAGGAGATACATGCGTGAATATGATGTCGGGGACGGTCGATCCGGTATGGGGGCGGGAGGATGTGACCTCCGCTAAAGGCGCGGGAGATGAGAATTTCCCGGTCGGCACGTTGATGATCGCACGCAAGCAGCGCGGCCATGTTTATGCCTATTACAATTTCGCGCGCGTTATCGATGATATGGTCGATAACGACAAGCTGACCCCGGCCTCGAAGATCGCACGTTTACGCGGTATGGAAGCGGTTATCCGTGGAGAACGCGATGCGCCGTTGCGGGCGGATGCGCAGACGGCCGTGACTTTGCGCCGTCATCTGCTGGAAACCGAGGTGCCGCTCGATACGGCGACGGATCTGATCGAAGCGTTTTGTCAGGATGCGGTGAAAGGCCGTTATGAATCCTGGGACGAGTTGCTCGATTATTGCCGCTATTCCGCCAATCCGGTTGGCCGGTTCTTGCTGCTGCTGCACGGCGAACGGGAAGATACGATCCCGCCTTCCGATGCGTTATGCAGCGCATTGCAGGTGCTGAACCATCTCCAGGATGTGACGTCAGACCTCAAAGTGTTGGATCGTTGCTATCTGCCGCAAAATTGGCTGGAAGAAGAAGGCGTTTCGACGAAGGATGTGTTGCTGGCGCGGAGCAAGCCCGGTTTACGCATGGTGTTCGATCGTTTGCTGGATGAGGTGGACCGCCTCAACGAACAGGCGCTGGAACTGCCGCGGCGTATTCGGGATCGGCGGATGCGGGTCTATTCAGCGGTAATCGTCGCCCTTTCCCATCGTTTGGCGGCGCGTCTTCGCCGGGAGGACCCGGTGGCGGGTCGCGTGAAGCTGACGCGGCTGGATGCGTTGCGCGCTTTGGCGTGGGGCACGCGTTTTCTGGTGTGAAGTCGCGTTAGTGTGTGAGCGGCACCGAGGGGCCAGGGCGGGACGTTCGAGGAGCCGCCGCAGGCGTGGGTGGCGGTGCGGTTTTGACCATTTGCAAGGCCGTTCCCACGATGGCGCCGATATTGCCGAGATCGGCCGGGACGATCATCGTCGTGCTTTCTTTGGCGAGGTTGCCCCACTTGCTGATAAAGTCCCGGGCGAGTTGCATTTGCAGCGCTTCGATACCGCCATCGACTACGGCTGATGCAGCGACGG from Kozakia baliensis encodes:
- a CDS encoding glycosyltransferase, with amino-acid sequence MIRHLLAFTSLAAWMKLVFAHGRFWQFGPQLRPDYVDHDAWPDVTVVVPARDEAESIESCLLSLLNQDYRGKLSVVLVDDGSSDGTGDLARALPDLRQRLTVVTGKPRPEGWSGKLWAMHQGEAEALKRLPANGFILFTDADIEHSPLHVATLVDKAQREQLDLVSEMVELNCESAAERLLVPAFVYFFAMLYPFAKINDPDSPVAGAAGGTILLRHTALERIGGVEALRGALIDDCTLAAHVKRAGGRLYLGHSTLAWSVRPYRGAGDVWRMIARTAYVQLRYSPWLLVATIVAMALVWLGPVAFTLFGRGRVRAFGGVASALCVASFLPTLRRFRLSFWRVVPLPLVAAFYMAATIGSAIDHHRGRGVQWKNRAYTEEIHA
- the hpnC gene encoding squalene synthase HpnC, with product MSGTVDPVWGREDVTSAKGAGDENFPVGTLMIARKQRGHVYAYYNFARVIDDMVDNDKLTPASKIARLRGMEAVIRGERDAPLRADAQTAVTLRRHLLETEVPLDTATDLIEAFCQDAVKGRYESWDELLDYCRYSANPVGRFLLLLHGEREDTIPPSDALCSALQVLNHLQDVTSDLKVLDRCYLPQNWLEEEGVSTKDVLLARSKPGLRMVFDRLLDEVDRLNEQALELPRRIRDRRMRVYSAVIVALSHRLAARLRREDPVAGRVKLTRLDALRALAWGTRFLV